A part of Aegilops tauschii subsp. strangulata cultivar AL8/78 chromosome 2, Aet v6.0, whole genome shotgun sequence genomic DNA contains:
- the LOC109748346 gene encoding L-ascorbate peroxidase 2, cytosolic: MAAKCYPTVSDEYLAAVAKAKRKLRGFIAEKNCAPLMLRLAWHSAGTFDVATKTGGPFGTMKCPAELAHGANAGLDIAVRLLEPIKEQFPILSYADFYQLAGVVAVEVTGGPEVPFHPGRQDKPEPPPEGRLPDATQGSDHLRQVFSTQMGLSDQDIVALSGGHTLGRCHKERSGFEGAWTANPLIFDNSYFTELLSGEKEGLLQLPTDKTLLTDPAFRPLVDKYAADEDAFFADYAEAHLKLSELGFGEAVEGCC, translated from the exons ATGGCCGCCAAGTGCTACCCGACGGTCAGCGACGAGTACCTGGCCGCCGTCGCCAAGGCCAAGCGCAAGCTCCGCGGCTTCATCGCCGAGAAGAACTGCGCGCCCCTTATGCTCCGCCTCGC GTGGCACTCGGCCGGGACCTTCGACGTGGCCACCAAGACCGGCGGGCCCTTCGGCACCATGAAGTGCCCCGCGGAGCTCGCGCACGGCGCCAACGCCGGCCTCGACATCGCCGTCAGGCTGCTCGAGCCCATCAAGGAGCAGTTCCCCATCCTCTCCTACGCCGACTTCTACCAG CTCGCTGGAGTCGTCGCCGTCGAGGTCACCGGCGGGCCCGAGGTTCCCTTCCACCCGGGGAGACAG GACAAGCCCGAGCCTCCTCCAGAAGGCCGTCTTCCTGATGCTACCCAAG GCTCTGACCACCTCAGGCAGGTGTTTTCCACTCAGATGGGTTTGAGTGACCAGGACATTGTTGCTCTTTCTGGTGGTCACACCCTG GGAAGATGCCACAAGGAGAGATCCGGCTTTGAGGGAGCCTGGACCGCCAACCCTTTGATCTTCGACAACTCTTACTTCAC TGAGCTCCTTAGTGGGGAGAAGGAAGGCCTTCTTCAGTTGCCGACCGACAAGACCCTCCTGACTGACCCGGCCTTCCGCCCACTTGTGGACAAATATGCTGCG GATGAGGATGCTTTCTTTGCTGACTACGCTGAGGCACACCTCAAGCTCTCCGAATTGGG ATTTGGCGAGGCTGTTGAGGGCTGCTGCTGA
- the LOC109748350 gene encoding arogenate dehydratase 2 — MAAASSSSLRIPAPTHHPAAGARPRRLPFHAVSVRPRRSAVSAASSPQQPPAPGDGEDNGPAAVPAPFSRDSAIALPRPLTSADLMGEASGEGLRVAYQGCPGAYSEAAAKKAYPSCETVPCEYFETAFQAVEKWAADRAVLPLENSLGGSIHRNYDLLLRHRLHIVGEVRLAVRHCLLANRGVKIENLRSAMSHPQALAQCEQTLTQLGIEHREAVDDTAGAAKQIAEENLQDTAAVASSLAAQLYGLDILAENIQDDADNVTRFMMLAREPIIPRTDKPFKTSIVFSLEEGPGQLFKALAVFALRKINLTKMESRPHKKRPLRVADDNSTPLKHFDYLFYVDFEASMADPNAQNALSNLKQEFATFLRVLGSYPTDVTEA; from the exons ATggctgccgcctcctcctcctcgctccgGATCCCCGCACCAACCCACCACCCCGCCGCGGGGGCGCGTCCGCGGCGGCTGCCCTTCCACGCCGTCTCCGTCCGCCCCCGCCGCTCCGCggtctccgccgcctcctccccgcAGCAGCCGCCGGCACCGGGTGACGGCGAGGACAACGGACCCGCCGCCGTGCCCGCGCCCTTCTCCCGCGACTCCGCCATCGCGCTGCCTC GGCCGCTGACGAGCGCGGATCTGATGGGGGAGGCCAGCGGGGAGGGCCTCAGGGTCGCGTACCAG GGGTGCCCGGGCGCCTACAGCGAggccgccgccaagaaggcctACCCGAGCTGCGAGACCGTGCCCTGCGAGTACTTCGAGACCGCCTTCCAG GCCGTTGAGAAGTGGGCGGCTGACCGCGCGGTGTTGCCGCTGGAGAATTCCTTGGGCGGCAGCATACATCGCAACTATGACCTCCTGCTTCGCCACCGGCTGCACATTGTGGGCGAGGTACGGCTGGCGGTTCGTCATTGCCTGCTCGCCAACCGTGGCGTCAAGATTGAGAACCTGCGGAGTGCCATGAGCCACCCTCAG GCTCTTGCGCAGTGTGAGCAAACGCTGACACAGCTAGGAATTGAACATAGAGAAGCTGTTGATGATACAGCGGGTGCAGCCAAG CAAATTGCAGAAGAAAATCTCCAAGACACCGCTGCCGTTGCCAGTTCACTGGCTGCTCAACTTTATGGACTGGATATTCTTGCAGAAAATATCCAG GATGATGCGGATAATGTAACCCGTTTTATGATGCTGGCTCGGGAGCCCATTATCCCTCGCACAGATAAGCCATTCAAG ACTAGCATAGTGTTCTCTTTGGAAGAAGGACCTGGACAACTCTTCAAGGCGCTTGCAGTATTTGCTCTGAGGAAAATTAACCTCACCAAG ATGGAAAGCCGTCCACACAAGAAAAGGCCTCTGCGTGTAGCTGATGATAACTCCACGCCGCTGAA GCACTTCGACTACCTTTTCTACGTAGATTTCGAGGCTTCAATGGCTGATCCGAATGCACAAAATGCTCTCAGTAACTTAAAG CAAGAGTTTGCCACCTTCCTAAGAGTTCTTGGAAGCTATCCTACCGATGTCACTGAAGCATGA
- the LOC109748345 gene encoding protein RETARDED ROOT GROWTH, mitochondrial gives MELSRIRTFEKRLLRPLLSLPSRSRAFQTLARSSPPPPRAPSLLLLLRTRHLAPHPHPPRRASLPPLRSFASVSPAPSAPGKDLQGSNGNDDDDGLPPAPLPPPPEELGSDDDAYYQEQLLEYAQEDEARLVPVKAYFPCTSINLKSLQSQNSFNVIPPTSRATNYVVLRYYDVKGDPEGFKTGVIDESHCHYMVVFQYGSIVLFNVSDHEADGYLKIVERHASGLLPEMRKDDYAVVERPAMEKWMEGGLDFIILKDLSIDGIRTIGSVLGQSIALDYYIRQVDGMVAEFTDINRGMEKTGTFTMERKKLFQLVGKANSNLADVILKLGLFERSDIAWKNANYAQIWEFLRDEYELTQRFGNLDFKLKFVEHNIRFLQEILQNRKSDFLEWLIIILISVEILISVYNIVQEQM, from the exons ATGGAGCTCTCCAGGATCCGGACCTTCGAGAAGCGCCTCCTCCGGCCGCTCCTCTCCCTGCCGTCGCGCTCCCGGGCGTTCCAGACCCTGGCCCGCTCCTcccctccgccgccccgcgccccctccctcctcctcctgctccgcACGCGCCACCTCGCCCCCCACCCCCATCCCCCACGCCGCGCCTCGCTCCCGCCTCTCCGCTCCTTCGCCTCCGTCTCCCCGGCCCCGTCGGCCCCCGGGAAGGACCTCCAGGGCAGCAACGGCAACGACGATGATGACGGCCTCCCGCCCGCgcccctcccgccgccgcccgaggagctCGGCTCCGACGACGACGCCTACTACCAGGAGCAGCTGCTCGAGTACGCGCAGGAGGACGAGGCCCGCCTCGTCCCCGTCAAGGCCTACTTCCCCTGCACCAG CATCAACCTCAAGAGCCTCCAGTCGCAGAATTCCTTCAATGTCATCCCGCCCACTTCGCGTGCCACCAATTATGTCGTCCTCAGATACTATGATGTCAAGGGAGACCCCGAG GGTTTTAAGACTGGTGTCATAGATGAGAGCCATTGCCACTACATGGTAGTTTTCCAATATGGGTCCATCGTGCTGTTCAATGTTTCTGACCATGAAGCAGATGGATACCTAAAAATTGTCGAGAGGCATGCTTCAGGATTACTGCCAGAGATGAGAAAAGATG ATTATGCCGTTGTTGAGAGGCCTGCCATGGAGAAGTGGATGGAGGGTGGACTTGATTTTATTATACTTAAGGATCTGAGTATTGATGGTATTCGGACAATTGGAAGTGTCCTTGGTCAGAGTATTGCTCTTGACTATTATATCCGGCAA GTGGATGGAATGGTTGCTGAGTTCACGGATATAAACCGTGGAATGGAAAAAACTGGCACCTTCACTATGGAGAGGAAAAAGCTTTTCCAGTTGGTCGGAAAGGCTAACTCTAACTTGGCAGATGTCATTCTTAAGCTTGGACTTTTTGAGAG GTCAGACATTGCTTGGAAGAACGCAAACTATGCTCAGATCTGGGAGTTCCTCCGGGACGAGTACGAGCTAACCCAAAGATTCGGAAACCTTGATTTCAAGCTGAAATTCGTCGAG CACAACATCCGGTTCCTCCAGGAGATCCTCCAGAACAGGAAGTCGGACTTCCTCGAGTggctcatcatcatcctcatcagcGTGGAGATCTTGATATCTGTGTATAACATTGTCCAGGAGCAGATGTAG